Proteins encoded together in one Sphingomonas radiodurans window:
- a CDS encoding poly(R)-hydroxyalkanoic acid synthase subunit PhaE, which produces MERNTPDPGAFFRDMLGQWEKTVNSFGGEAMKSEEFSRTMGAATAATANMQAGMQQMTEKALAAANLPTRTDIDSLATRVAGIEASLARIEAALGCAITDAAKPRPTRGRKPPAVKT; this is translated from the coding sequence ATGGAGAGAAACACGCCCGACCCGGGAGCATTCTTCCGTGATATGCTCGGCCAGTGGGAAAAAACGGTCAACAGCTTCGGCGGCGAAGCGATGAAGTCCGAGGAGTTCAGCCGCACGATGGGCGCGGCCACCGCCGCAACGGCCAACATGCAGGCCGGCATGCAGCAGATGACCGAAAAGGCGCTCGCCGCCGCCAATCTCCCCACCCGAACTGATATTGATTCGCTTGCCACTCGTGTCGCCGGGATCGAAGCTTCGCTTGCGCGGATTGAAGCGGCGCTGGGCTGCGCGATTACCGACGCGGCCAAGCCACGCCCGACGCGTGGTCGCAAGCCGCCGGCCGTGAAGACCTAA
- a CDS encoding GNAT family N-acetyltransferase — protein MTHRIRGFRIADREAMIAFADSLPDHDLLFLGRDLKHPRVIAAWLGAIAEGWIDSLIAEDDGVIVGTAALVQDPLGWSAHVGEIRLLVSSERRGSGVGRDLLEAMLQVAGERELAKLTAAMTPDQVGAIALFESLGFRGEALLRDQVRDRAGNPHDLAILSFDAGRAAAQHHAYGFGAN, from the coding sequence ATGACGCATCGTATCCGTGGGTTCCGCATCGCCGATCGCGAGGCGATGATCGCGTTCGCCGACAGCCTGCCCGACCACGACCTGCTATTCCTCGGGCGTGACTTGAAGCATCCACGCGTCATTGCCGCATGGCTGGGCGCGATCGCGGAGGGGTGGATCGATAGCCTGATCGCAGAGGATGACGGCGTGATCGTTGGGACCGCGGCGCTGGTGCAGGATCCGCTCGGCTGGTCGGCGCATGTCGGTGAGATCCGTCTGCTCGTCTCATCGGAACGGCGCGGCAGCGGGGTCGGGCGCGATCTGCTTGAAGCGATGCTGCAAGTCGCGGGCGAACGTGAATTGGCGAAGCTGACCGCCGCGATGACGCCCGATCAGGTGGGCGCAATTGCCTTGTTCGAAAGTCTTGGCTTCCGCGGCGAAGCGCTGCTGCGTGATCAGGTGCGCGATCGTGCCGGCAACCCGCACGATCTTGCGATCCTGTCCTTTGATGCGGGGCGGGCAGCGGCGCAGCATCATGCTTACGGGTTCGGCGCGAACTGA
- a CDS encoding alpha/beta fold hydrolase, with product MANTSTFDPITAGAREFERLMARNIKGLEYFTSPAPVVGATAKDVLIERGTMRLNHYRPLVDDVYRVPVLLVMATTNRGFIFDLVPGQSMVEFLLRAGFDVFMLEWEAPRPHEKTLTFESYTLDFMPRAIARVMAETGEPDVSVVGYCFGGVLSLIYAALNADGPLANLATFTTPVDFTQMEMFQAWSDKRFFDVDRLVDTFGNVPGEMLYSSFDMLRPATRAAGNVRLFDNLWDDEYVKSFRMFERWNTDTLPLAGEYFRQTTKRLMWDNALLHGTLDIGGRRVDLGAITVPFLHLAAEHDHIVPRDASAPLLDMIGATDKHEIVLKGGHVSLVAGPNAVKRMWPSLAGWLAERST from the coding sequence GTGGCGAACACTTCTACCTTCGACCCGATCACCGCCGGGGCTCGCGAATTCGAGCGGCTGATGGCGCGAAACATCAAGGGGCTGGAATATTTCACCTCCCCTGCCCCGGTCGTCGGCGCGACCGCGAAGGACGTGCTGATCGAGCGTGGCACGATGCGGCTCAATCATTACCGACCGCTTGTCGACGACGTGTATCGCGTGCCCGTTCTGCTGGTGATGGCGACCACCAACCGTGGCTTCATCTTCGATCTGGTGCCAGGCCAGAGCATGGTCGAGTTCCTGCTGCGCGCGGGTTTCGACGTGTTCATGCTCGAATGGGAAGCGCCGCGCCCGCACGAGAAGACGCTGACGTTCGAAAGCTACACGCTCGATTTCATGCCGCGTGCGATCGCCCGCGTTATGGCCGAGACGGGCGAGCCGGACGTGAGCGTGGTCGGATATTGCTTCGGCGGCGTGCTGTCGCTGATCTACGCCGCGCTCAACGCCGATGGCCCGCTCGCAAACCTCGCGACCTTCACGACGCCGGTCGACTTCACGCAGATGGAGATGTTCCAGGCGTGGTCCGACAAGCGCTTCTTCGACGTCGATCGACTGGTCGACACGTTCGGCAACGTGCCGGGCGAAATGCTGTATTCGTCATTCGACATGCTGCGGCCCGCAACACGCGCGGCAGGAAACGTGCGGTTGTTCGACAACCTTTGGGACGACGAATATGTGAAGTCGTTCCGCATGTTCGAACGCTGGAACACCGACACGTTGCCGCTCGCTGGCGAATATTTCCGCCAGACGACGAAGCGGCTCATGTGGGACAATGCGTTGCTTCACGGCACGCTCGATATCGGTGGGCGACGTGTCGATCTCGGCGCGATCACCGTGCCGTTTCTGCATCTCGCAGCCGAGCACGACCATATCGTGCCACGCGACGCCTCTGCCCCGCTGCTGGACATGATCGGTGCGACGGACAAGCACGAGATCGTCCTGAAGGGTGGCCACGTCAGTCTCGTCGCCGGCCCCAATGCGGTGAAGCGGATGTGGCCGTCTCTCGCCGGCTGGCTTGCCGAAAGGTCTACATGA
- the treY gene encoding malto-oligosyltrehalose synthase: protein MIPRATYRLQFHAGFTFADAEALVPYLDQLGISHIYASPITVAAPRSTHGYDVVDPTRINPELGGEGAFRSLVAALRARDMGVIIDIVPNHMGVATGTNAWWNDVLRHGKGSRYADVFDIDWSRPILLPVLGTSLREALANGAVTVEQHDGQWSIVAYGEHRFPIRDEDQAHASTHDLKSLLERQNYRLAWWRTANDELNWRRFFTINELAGVRAEDPAVFDLTHALYFRLHDEGLIDGVRVDHVDGLTDPAAYCRRLRARLGDDAWIVVEKILGPGEALPRDWGVDGTSGYDFMEQASAVLHDPASAAPLGQLWHELSGRPADLGPEELLARQQLLAWQFTGQLEACVAAFVTLAASTPDASGITPAMLRRAIERLLWVFPVYRTYGTGSAAPASDEPIRAEARRRVTPHVPPGEGAVVNLIFAWLAGTDPGDPTLASEAVRRFQQLSAPIAAKALEDTAFYRYGRLLSRNDVGFDAAWMSLSIADFHAAMQERAAHWPAAMLTTATHDHKRGEDSRARLAVLSAIPDRWREEVARWEAIADPLSAGIDRGDRYMLFQSLLGAWPDAPDDAFAMRIAGWQTKALREAKLRSSWEAPDEAYEQRCNDLAKSLIKNSAFCAAIGDFLVEIWSVAMRNSLAAVCLRYTVTGIPDLYQGCECEDLTLVDPDNRRPIDFHANESALADPPAKMRLIRDLLALRREHPTLFTAGSYEPANSSKGSIMAFERRLDGRTLRVAVSLGDGATCGTIVFPSGAVRQTADCFATSSTWFELT, encoded by the coding sequence ATGATCCCGCGCGCCACTTACCGTTTGCAGTTCCACGCCGGCTTCACCTTCGCCGATGCCGAGGCGCTGGTGCCCTATCTCGACCAGCTCGGGATCAGCCACATCTACGCCTCCCCCATCACCGTCGCGGCCCCCCGCTCCACCCACGGCTATGACGTCGTCGACCCCACCCGGATCAACCCGGAACTGGGCGGGGAGGGCGCTTTCCGCAGCTTGGTCGCGGCGCTCCGAGCCCGCGACATGGGGGTGATCATCGACATCGTCCCCAACCATATGGGCGTTGCAACCGGCACCAACGCCTGGTGGAATGACGTGCTAAGGCACGGAAAAGGCAGTCGATATGCCGACGTCTTCGACATCGATTGGTCTCGCCCGATCCTCCTTCCGGTGCTCGGCACATCGCTACGCGAGGCGCTCGCGAATGGCGCGGTCACCGTCGAGCAGCACGACGGGCAATGGTCGATCGTGGCCTATGGCGAACACCGCTTCCCGATCCGCGACGAGGATCAGGCGCACGCCTCCACGCATGACCTTAAGTCATTGCTCGAACGCCAGAACTATCGCCTGGCCTGGTGGCGCACCGCCAACGACGAGTTGAACTGGCGGCGCTTCTTCACGATCAATGAACTAGCCGGCGTCCGCGCCGAAGACCCCGCAGTCTTCGATCTCACCCACGCGCTATACTTCCGCCTCCACGACGAAGGCCTGATCGACGGCGTCCGCGTCGACCACGTCGACGGCCTAACCGATCCCGCTGCTTACTGCCGCCGCCTGCGCGCCCGGCTCGGCGACGACGCGTGGATCGTCGTCGAAAAGATCCTCGGCCCCGGTGAAGCCCTGCCACGCGACTGGGGCGTCGATGGCACCAGCGGCTACGATTTTATGGAACAGGCCTCCGCCGTGCTCCACGATCCCGCCAGCGCCGCGCCGCTCGGCCAGCTCTGGCACGAGCTTAGTGGCCGACCGGCAGACCTCGGTCCCGAGGAGCTTCTAGCCCGTCAACAACTCCTCGCCTGGCAATTCACCGGCCAGCTCGAAGCCTGCGTCGCCGCCTTCGTCACCCTCGCCGCCAGCACGCCCGATGCATCGGGCATCACGCCCGCCATGCTGCGTCGCGCGATTGAGCGGCTCCTGTGGGTCTTCCCGGTCTACCGCACCTACGGCACCGGCAGCGCGGCCCCCGCGAGCGACGAACCAATCCGCGCCGAGGCGCGTCGCCGCGTGACGCCCCACGTTCCGCCAGGGGAGGGGGCAGTCGTCAACCTGATCTTCGCCTGGCTCGCCGGCACCGACCCCGGCGACCCCACATTGGCCAGCGAAGCGGTCCGCCGCTTCCAGCAGCTTTCAGCCCCGATCGCCGCCAAGGCGCTCGAGGACACCGCTTTCTACCGCTACGGTCGGCTGCTGTCGCGTAATGATGTCGGGTTTGACGCCGCGTGGATGAGCCTGTCTATCGCCGATTTCCACGCTGCAATGCAGGAGCGCGCCGCCCACTGGCCTGCCGCGATGCTCACCACCGCCACGCACGATCACAAGCGCGGCGAGGACAGCCGCGCGCGCCTCGCGGTGCTCAGCGCCATCCCCGATCGCTGGCGCGAGGAAGTGGCACGCTGGGAGGCCATCGCCGATCCGCTATCCGCAGGGATCGATCGCGGTGACCGCTACATGCTTTTCCAGTCGCTACTAGGCGCCTGGCCCGACGCGCCTGACGACGCGTTCGCGATGCGCATCGCCGGCTGGCAGACCAAGGCGCTGCGTGAGGCGAAGCTGCGTTCGTCATGGGAGGCTCCCGACGAAGCCTATGAGCAGCGTTGCAACGATCTCGCCAAGTCGTTGATCAAAAACAGCGCATTTTGCGCAGCTATAGGCGATTTTTTGGTAGAAATTTGGTCTGTCGCGATGCGCAACAGCCTTGCTGCGGTATGTCTAAGATACACTGTTACCGGTATCCCCGATCTGTATCAGGGTTGCGAATGCGAAGACCTAACCCTGGTCGACCCCGATAATCGGCGGCCGATCGATTTCCACGCGAACGAAAGCGCGCTTGCTGATCCCCCGGCCAAAATGCGCCTGATCCGCGACTTGCTCGCTCTAAGGCGAGAACATCCAACGCTATTCACGGCAGGGAGTTACGAACCGGCCAACTCATCGAAGGGTTCGATCATGGCGTTCGAGCGCCGGCTTGATGGTCGGACCTTGCGGGTTGCCGTGTCGCTCGGCGACGGGGCGACATGTGGGACCATAGTATTTCCGTCGGGAGCGGTCCGCCAGACCGCTGATTGCTTTGCCACCTCATCGACTTGGTTCGAGCTGACCTGA
- a CDS encoding esterase/lipase family protein, with translation MIEFGALPWAAPLLASAPRGDGHPVLVLPGFTTSDRSTAVLRRYLTRKGYDAHTWDLGRNLGPRAIGLQGEKLVDRLNAVHELTGKKVSLVGWSLGGVMARMVSRRVPDAVRQVISLGSPFTGTPRATNVWRAYELLTGQRIDDNEVREQLRESATPPPVPSTAIWSREDGVVAWQNCVEPFATNSDNIEVHGSHCGLGVNPAVLYAVADRLAQPEDDWKPFDRRGLMRGVFYPSAGHA, from the coding sequence ATGATCGAGTTCGGAGCGCTGCCATGGGCAGCCCCGCTGCTAGCAAGCGCGCCGCGCGGGGATGGGCACCCGGTGCTCGTCCTGCCGGGTTTTACGACATCGGACCGCTCCACCGCAGTGCTGCGCCGTTATCTCACCCGCAAGGGCTATGATGCGCACACGTGGGATCTCGGCCGCAATCTTGGCCCGCGCGCAATCGGGCTGCAGGGCGAGAAGCTGGTCGACCGGCTCAACGCCGTGCACGAACTGACCGGCAAGAAGGTCAGCCTCGTCGGCTGGAGCCTTGGCGGCGTGATGGCGCGAATGGTGAGCCGGCGCGTGCCCGACGCGGTGCGGCAGGTAATTTCGCTGGGCTCGCCGTTCACCGGCACGCCGCGCGCGACGAACGTATGGCGTGCATATGAGCTGCTGACCGGACAGCGCATCGATGACAATGAGGTGCGCGAGCAACTGCGTGAAAGCGCAACTCCGCCGCCGGTGCCGTCGACCGCGATCTGGAGCCGCGAGGATGGTGTTGTCGCTTGGCAGAATTGCGTTGAGCCATTCGCCACGAACAGCGATAACATCGAGGTTCATGGCAGCCACTGCGGGCTCGGTGTGAATCCGGCAGTGCTTTATGCTGTGGCTGACCGATTGGCGCAGCCCGAAGACGATTGGAAACCATTCGACCGTCGCGGCTTGATGCGCGGCGTCTTCTATCCGTCTGCTGGGCATGCTTAA
- a CDS encoding multidrug efflux RND transporter permease subunit — translation MMAGVGAILALPIAQYPDVAPPQVSIRATYPGANAETIENSVTQILEQQLTGIDGLLYFASSSTSRGSVSITATFAKGTDPDIAQVQVQNQIQAALTRLPAQVQQQGVVVRKSNPDFLLIAGVYDASDKMTNRDVSDLMVSTLQDSLGRVEGVGDTNVFGSQYAMRIWLDPAKLASFQLMPGDVVSAIQTQNTEVAAGEIGGQPMPSEQMLNATVTAQARLQTPQQFRDIILKTAASGATVRVGDVARVELGSENYNASSRINGHPGAGIAVLLAPGADALKTAELVKAEIARIAKTYPSNMRVAYSNDTTAFIKLSIEEVVKTLIEAIILVVIVMFVFLQSWRATLIPTIAVPVVLLGTFAIFYFAGFSINTLTLFGLVLAIGLLVDDAIVVVENVERLMEENPDMSPREATIQSMDEITVALVAIALVLSAVFLPMAFFGGSTGVIYRQFSITIISAMMLSVAVAVILSPALTAHLLKQHSAEEREKRAAGGGRFAWLKVRATRAGDWFNRNFERGTERYVTAVRRVVDRKWLFLLVYLGIVGLLSVLFLRLPTGFLPTEDQGAALVQYRLPAGATIGRTAEVQLQLEQYFQRYEKNNIGTMLTVSGGGGGGASGQNTGQGFIQLRDWAEREGKENAADAIVARAAGAFRALRDAQVFALIPPAIRGLGQSEGFTMELQNTGGLSQQQFAAARDKLLALANGDSQLTGVRLSELPDIGTLQVKTDAQRIAALGVSQTDVNTTLSTAWGGRYVNDFIDRGRVKRVFVQGDAEYRDSPDTLYQWFVRGSNGQMAPFSSFATTAWSQAPTTVSRFNGIASFEFQGQSVGGSSGDAMARIEELASQIPGTSIAWAGISYQERLSSGQAPLLYGLSIIVVFLCLAALYESWTIPLAVLLVIPTGLIGAILFVTLRGLTNDVYLQIGLLTTMGLAAKNAILMIEFAEQEEKKGARVIDAALTAARIRLRPILMTSLAFIFGVLPLAISTGAGANSRIAIGTAVIGGMLTATVLAVFYIPLFFVLVRRGFRDGMAKLRGREPGFHPPEVNQGPPNNPPRLEQS, via the coding sequence ATGATGGCCGGGGTCGGCGCGATCCTGGCCCTGCCAATCGCGCAATATCCCGACGTGGCGCCACCGCAGGTGTCGATCCGCGCGACCTATCCTGGCGCCAACGCCGAAACGATCGAGAATTCGGTCACGCAGATCCTCGAACAGCAGCTGACCGGCATCGACGGACTGCTGTATTTCGCCTCCTCCTCCACCTCACGCGGCTCGGTTTCGATTACTGCGACTTTTGCCAAGGGTACCGATCCGGACATTGCGCAGGTTCAGGTACAGAATCAGATCCAGGCAGCACTCACTCGCTTGCCGGCGCAGGTTCAGCAGCAGGGCGTCGTGGTTCGCAAATCGAATCCGGACTTCCTGCTGATCGCCGGCGTCTATGACGCGTCGGACAAGATGACGAACCGCGACGTATCGGACCTGATGGTTTCGACGTTGCAGGATTCGCTCGGCCGCGTCGAAGGGGTTGGCGACACCAACGTCTTCGGATCGCAATATGCGATGCGCATCTGGCTAGACCCTGCGAAGCTCGCGAGCTTTCAGCTGATGCCCGGCGACGTGGTCTCCGCCATTCAGACGCAGAATACCGAGGTCGCGGCGGGCGAGATCGGTGGGCAGCCGATGCCGAGCGAGCAAATGCTGAACGCGACCGTCACCGCGCAGGCGCGGCTTCAGACGCCGCAGCAGTTCCGCGACATCATTTTGAAAACGGCGGCATCGGGCGCCACCGTGCGCGTCGGCGATGTGGCCCGCGTCGAGCTTGGCTCGGAGAATTACAACGCGAGCAGCCGGATCAACGGCCACCCCGGCGCAGGCATCGCGGTACTGCTCGCGCCGGGCGCGGACGCGCTCAAGACGGCCGAGTTGGTGAAAGCGGAAATCGCGCGCATCGCGAAAACCTACCCTTCGAACATGCGCGTCGCGTACTCGAACGACACCACCGCCTTCATCAAGCTGTCGATCGAAGAAGTGGTGAAGACGCTGATCGAAGCGATCATTCTGGTCGTCATCGTCATGTTCGTCTTCCTGCAAAGCTGGCGCGCGACGCTGATCCCGACCATCGCGGTGCCGGTGGTGCTGCTCGGCACGTTTGCCATATTCTATTTCGCCGGATTCTCGATCAACACGCTGACCCTGTTCGGGCTGGTGCTCGCGATCGGGCTGCTCGTCGACGACGCGATTGTGGTGGTCGAGAATGTCGAGCGGCTGATGGAGGAAAATCCGGATATGTCGCCGCGCGAGGCGACGATCCAGTCGATGGATGAGATCACCGTGGCACTGGTCGCCATAGCGCTGGTGCTCTCGGCGGTATTCCTGCCAATGGCATTCTTCGGCGGATCGACCGGCGTGATTTACCGCCAGTTTTCGATCACGATCATTTCGGCGATGATGCTGTCGGTCGCGGTGGCGGTGATCCTGTCGCCGGCGCTGACTGCGCATCTGCTGAAGCAGCATAGCGCCGAGGAACGGGAGAAGCGCGCTGCAGGCGGGGGACGTTTTGCCTGGCTAAAAGTTCGGGCGACTCGCGCGGGCGACTGGTTCAACCGCAATTTCGAGCGCGGCACCGAACGCTATGTCACCGCCGTACGGCGTGTCGTCGATCGCAAGTGGCTTTTCCTGCTGGTGTACCTCGGGATCGTCGGGTTGCTTTCGGTGCTGTTCCTGCGGCTGCCGACCGGCTTCCTGCCCACCGAGGATCAGGGCGCAGCGCTCGTACAGTATCGCTTGCCCGCCGGCGCCACGATTGGCCGAACGGCGGAGGTGCAGCTTCAGCTCGAGCAGTATTTCCAGCGCTACGAGAAAAACAATATCGGAACGATGCTCACCGTGTCGGGCGGCGGCGGTGGCGGCGCCAGTGGTCAGAATACTGGCCAGGGGTTCATCCAGCTCCGAGACTGGGCCGAACGCGAGGGCAAGGAGAATGCCGCCGACGCGATCGTCGCGCGCGCTGCGGGCGCCTTTCGCGCCTTACGAGATGCGCAGGTCTTTGCGCTGATCCCGCCGGCGATCCGCGGTCTTGGCCAGTCCGAAGGCTTCACGATGGAGCTGCAGAATACTGGAGGGCTAAGCCAGCAGCAGTTCGCCGCGGCGCGCGACAAGTTGTTGGCACTGGCGAACGGCGATTCCCAGCTGACTGGGGTTCGCTTGTCGGAACTCCCCGACATTGGTACGCTCCAGGTGAAGACTGATGCGCAGCGGATCGCTGCGCTCGGCGTGTCGCAGACCGATGTGAACACGACGCTGTCGACAGCCTGGGGCGGCCGCTACGTCAACGATTTCATCGACCGCGGGCGCGTGAAGCGAGTCTTCGTGCAAGGCGACGCGGAGTATCGCGACAGCCCCGACACGCTCTATCAATGGTTCGTGCGCGGATCGAACGGGCAGATGGCGCCGTTTTCGAGCTTCGCGACGACGGCATGGTCGCAAGCACCGACGACGGTGTCGCGGTTCAACGGAATCGCCTCGTTCGAATTCCAGGGGCAGAGCGTCGGCGGCAGCTCGGGCGATGCGATGGCGCGGATCGAGGAGCTGGCGAGCCAGATCCCCGGCACCAGCATCGCCTGGGCGGGCATTTCGTATCAGGAGCGGCTGTCATCCGGCCAGGCGCCCTTGCTGTATGGCCTGTCGATCATCGTCGTCTTTCTGTGTCTTGCCGCTTTGTATGAGAGCTGGACTATCCCGCTCGCGGTGCTGCTGGTCATTCCCACAGGATTGATCGGCGCGATCCTCTTCGTCACGCTGCGTGGGCTGACCAACGACGTCTACCTCCAGATCGGGCTGCTGACGACGATGGGGCTGGCGGCAAAGAATGCGATCCTGATGATCGAATTCGCCGAGCAGGAAGAGAAAAAGGGCGCACGCGTCATCGATGCCGCGCTGACCGCGGCGCGCATCCGGCTGCGGCCGATCCTGATGACGAGCCTCGCCTTCATCTTCGGCGTGCTGCCGTTGGCAATTTCCACCGGCGCCGGGGCGAACAGCCGCATCGCGATCGGAACCGCGGTGATCGGCGGGATGCTGACCGCGACGGTGCTGGCGGTGTTCTATATTCCCTTGTTCTTCGTGCTGGTGCGCCGCGGGTTCCGCGACGGCATGGCGAAGTTGCGCGGGCGTGAGCCTGGCTTCCACCCACCAGAGGTCAATCAAGGCCCACCGAACAATCCGCCACGGCTGGAGCAATCGTGA
- a CDS encoding efflux transporter outer membrane subunit, translating into MMRAGIALLLGSALAACSMAPKYVEPALPVPQSWPVGDAYLRQSEAALPSVTYRDIFRDPRLQQIIDQALANNRNLRASVENIAAARAQYRIQRAELFPQIGTGGTVTRREIGAGAAGGAFSVGGTTYQANVGVSAFELDLFGRVRSLSDAALNRYFSQEAAARAVRLTLTGDVAGAWLTYAADQSLMRLAEDTAGIARRSVTLTRARVEGGVAPRTDLRQAEQILATAEANIASQRTAIAQDANALQLLVGAPVDPALLPASIEEAAGTVAELPAGLDSRVLLRRPDVVQAEYELRASNAEIGAARAALFPTISLTGLLSFASTALSSLLTSNSLTESVSGSVNYPIFRAGAGRAGVEQTTALQRAQLATYEGTIQTAFREVADALARRGTITDELAANERFAAAAADTYRLTDARYRGGIDTFLTSLDAQRSLYTAQQQVVQSRLVRATNLVTLYRTLGGDSRLETAGGAPVLTTPEGPQQ; encoded by the coding sequence GTGATGCGCGCCGGAATCGCATTACTGCTGGGCAGCGCTTTGGCGGCGTGCAGCATGGCGCCCAAATATGTCGAACCAGCGCTGCCGGTACCGCAGTCTTGGCCAGTCGGCGATGCCTATCTGCGGCAAAGCGAGGCGGCGCTGCCGAGCGTCACCTATCGCGACATTTTCCGCGATCCGCGCCTGCAGCAGATCATCGATCAGGCACTCGCCAACAACCGCAACTTGCGCGCGTCGGTCGAGAACATTGCGGCAGCGCGGGCGCAATATCGCATCCAGCGCGCCGAGTTATTTCCTCAGATCGGCACCGGCGGGACCGTCACACGACGCGAGATCGGCGCAGGCGCGGCGGGCGGGGCGTTTTCGGTCGGAGGCACGACGTATCAGGCAAACGTCGGCGTCAGCGCGTTCGAGCTCGATCTGTTCGGACGCGTCCGCTCGCTGAGCGATGCCGCGCTCAATCGCTACTTTTCACAGGAAGCGGCCGCACGTGCCGTTCGCCTGACGCTGACCGGCGATGTTGCCGGCGCGTGGCTTACCTATGCCGCGGATCAGAGCCTGATGCGGCTCGCCGAGGATACGGCTGGGATCGCGCGCCGCTCGGTGACGCTGACGCGCGCGCGGGTTGAAGGCGGCGTCGCGCCGCGGACCGATCTGCGGCAGGCCGAGCAGATCCTCGCTACGGCTGAGGCGAATATCGCGAGCCAGCGCACCGCGATCGCGCAGGATGCGAACGCGCTCCAGCTGCTCGTCGGCGCGCCGGTCGATCCCGCGCTGCTGCCTGCATCGATCGAGGAAGCGGCAGGCACGGTCGCGGAATTGCCGGCCGGTCTCGACAGCCGGGTGCTATTGCGCCGACCAGACGTGGTGCAGGCGGAATATGAGTTGCGTGCTAGCAACGCCGAGATCGGCGCGGCGCGGGCGGCGCTGTTCCCGACGATCTCGCTCACCGGGCTGTTAAGCTTTGCCAGCACCGCCCTGTCCTCGCTGCTAACCAGCAATTCATTGACCGAAAGCGTTAGCGGCAGCGTCAATTACCCGATCTTCCGCGCCGGCGCCGGACGCGCGGGCGTCGAGCAGACGACAGCGTTGCAGCGGGCGCAACTCGCGACCTACGAGGGTACGATCCAGACGGCGTTCCGCGAAGTCGCCGATGCGCTGGCGCGACGCGGTACGATTACCGACGAGCTGGCCGCCAACGAGCGCTTCGCTGCGGCCGCAGCGGACACTTATCGGCTGACCGACGCACGATATCGCGGTGGGATCGACACGTTTCTGACGAGCCTTGATGCGCAGCGTTCGCTCTACACGGCGCAGCAACAGGTAGTGCAGTCGCGGCTGGTGCGGGCGACCAATCTTGTGACGCTGTATCGCACGCTCGGCGGCGATTCGCGGTTGGAGACGGCCGGCGGGGCACCGGTCCTGACTACGCCGGAGGGCCCGCAGCAATAA